A region of the Pseudomonas anguilliseptica genome:
ATGGCGATCTCGGTCATCATCACCGGGATACCAATGGCCAGGATGCAGGCCAGGTACATCAGCACAAACGCGCCGCCGTATTCGCCGGTGATGTAGGGGAATTTCCAGATATTGCCCAAGCCCACAGCGGAGCCGGTTGCAGCAAGAATAAAGCCCCAGCGCGAGAGCCAGAGGCTCTTCGGTTTTTCACGGGTCATGCGTCACCTGTTTGTTTTTATCTGTGACGAAATAGAACCCGCAGCGCTTGTGGCGCGGCGGAGTGGCAAGGCACACAGAGTGTGAAGGCAGCCGATCTGGCCACCTGGCTCGCTCTGCAAAACCGGGTTCGCCTGTGCCTGACGGCGGCGAAGCCGGCAGGATCACTGGGCGTCGGGTTGCACCTCCGGCGCAGCCTGTTTAAAGGCTTCCAGGGATTCACAACGCGCCGCCATGGCGAGGATGCGCGGGTACGCATCAAGGTCACAGTTAAAACGGCGCGCATTATACAGCTGTGGAACCAGACAGGCTTCCAGATATCCTGGCCGCTCACCGAGCGACAGGCGATCATTGAACACCGCCAGCCCCGTCTCGACCGCCGCCAGGCCCTTGTGCAGCCAATGGCGATACCAAAGGTCCTTGGCATTCTCGCCAACGCCCAGCTCACCGCTCAGGTACTGCAGCACCCGCAGGTTGTTCAGCGGGTGCAGGTCGCAGGCGATATGCAGGGCCAGGGCACGCACCTGAGCACGCTGCGTCGGATCGCTGGGCAGCAATGCCGGCGCCGGAAACACCTCATCGAGGTATTCGAGAATCGCCAGCGACTGGGCGATACGCACCCCGCCGTTGCCTTTATCCTCCAGCAAGGGCAGCAGCTCTTGCGGATTCAGCGCCTGATACTCGGCCGAATGCTGCTGACCGCCGTCCTTGACCAGATGCACCGGCACCTGCTGATAAGCCAGGCCCTTGAGGTTCAGCGCGATCCGCACCCGGTAGGCGGCGCTGGAGCGCCAGTAACCGTAGAGCGTCAACTCAGTGTTCATAGCGCTCCACCGCCTGATCGATGGCGCCAAACAGGCTATGGCCGGCGGCGTCGAACATCTCGATGCGCACCCGGTCACCGAACTTGAGGAACGGGGTTTTCGCCTCCCCGCCCTCGATGATTTCCAGCATGCGCTTCTCTGCCAGGCAGGAAGAACCGGCGCTACGGTCGTAGTTCGACACGGTGCCGGAGCCGATGATGGTGCCGCAGCCCAGCGGACGGGTCTTGGCGGCGTGGGCCACCAGGGTTGGGAAGTTGAAGGTCATGTCCACGCCGGCATCCGGCTGGCCGAACAGCGCGCCGTTGATATGCGACACCAGCGGCCGATGTACCTTGCCATCGCGCCAGGTATCGCCCAGCTCATCCGGGGTAATCGCCACTGGCGAGAAGCTCGACGACGGCTTGCTCTGGTAGAAGCCAAAGCCCTTGGCCAGTTCGCCGGGAATCAAATTACGCAGTGACACGTCGTTGACCAACATCAGCAGCTGGATATGTCCGGCGGCCTCGGCGGCGGTCGCGCCCATCGGCACGTCATCGGTGATCACCGCAATCTCGGCTTCCAGGTCGATGCCCCAGGCCTCGTCGGCCATCTGGATCGGGCTGTGCGGCGGGATAAAGCAGTCGGCGCCACCCTGGTACATCAGCGGGTCATGCCAGAAGCTTTCCGGAATCTCGGCGCCACGCGCCTTGCGCACCAGCTCCACATGATTGACGTAAGCGCTGCCATCGGCCCAGTGGTAGGCGCGCGGCAACGGGCTGTGGCAGGCAGCCTGATCGAAGGCAAACGCGCCCTCTTCCAGACCATCGTTGAGGCGCTGATACACCGCCTCCAGCTTGGGCTTGGCCACCGCCCAGTTATCCAGCGCGGCCTGCAGGGTGGCGGCGATGGTCGGCACGTTGGTGGCGCGGCTGAGGTCGCGCGATACCACGACGAGCACACCGTCGCGGCCTTGGTTCAGTGATGCGAGCTTCATCAGGAGTCCTTGCCCGGCGCACGCCAGGAATTCACGTATTCGGGAACATCCACCCCAGCAGCGGCTTCGCCGACTTCAAGGGCGCGGCGGGTATCGATCATCACCGCCACCTCATCGATAAAGGTCGCCGGATCGACTTGCGCCTTCTTCAGCGCCTTGGGGTGCGGGCCGTGGGGGAAACCACACGGGTGCAGGGTGACCATGCCCTGCTCGATATTGTCGCGGCTGAAGAAGTTGCCCCGGTGGTAGAACAGCACTTCGTCGTAGTCATCGTTGTTGTGATAGAACGGCACCTTCAATGCGCCGGGGTCGCTTTCCACCGGACGCGGGGTGAAGGTGCAGATCACAAATCCATTGGCGACAAAGGTGGTGTGCGCCGACGGCGGCAGGTGATAGCGGTGGCTCATCAGCGGGCGGATATCACGCCAGTTGAGGCGCACCACGGTGTTGTCGCCATGCCAACCGACCACATCCAGCGGGTTGTACGGGTACGTCACAGTGCTGATCTGGCCGCGGCGCTTGATGCGAATCTGCCAGGTGTTCTCGTCCTGCTGGGCCTTGAAGGCGTCATCGATGCGCGGATGATCGAGCACCGCCGGGTCGAAGATCGCCTGCGGGCCGAGCAGCCCCTTGTCCGGCAGCTGATAGGCGCCGTCGGTGCTTTCGATCAGCAGCATAAAGGTCGGCTCA
Encoded here:
- a CDS encoding homogentisate 1,2-dioxygenase, producing MSRQWISFPLREGECSRQAHCDFPEGTYEREMGREGFFGPTAHLHHKHPPTGWIDWQGPLRPHAFNFNDISSERDCPLAAPLTLHNSDVKLRVWKTHGAMRHLVRNADGDDLLFIHEGAGEFYCDFGHLSYRDGDYLLIPRGTAWRIEALEPTFMLLIESTDGAYQLPDKGLLGPQAIFDPAVLDHPRIDDAFKAQQDENTWQIRIKRRGQISTVTYPYNPLDVVGWHGDNTVVRLNWRDIRPLMSHRYHLPPSAHTTFVANGFVICTFTPRPVESDPGALKVPFYHNNDDYDEVLFYHRGNFFSRDNIEQGMVTLHPCGFPHGPHPKALKKAQVDPATFIDEVAVMIDTRRALEVGEAAAGVDVPEYVNSWRAPGKDS
- the maiA gene encoding maleylacetoacetate isomerase yields the protein MNTELTLYGYWRSSAAYRVRIALNLKGLAYQQVPVHLVKDGGQQHSAEYQALNPQELLPLLEDKGNGGVRIAQSLAILEYLDEVFPAPALLPSDPTQRAQVRALALHIACDLHPLNNLRVLQYLSGELGVGENAKDLWYRHWLHKGLAAVETGLAVFNDRLSLGERPGYLEACLVPQLYNARRFNCDLDAYPRILAMAARCESLEAFKQAAPEVQPDAQ
- a CDS encoding fumarylacetoacetate hydrolase family protein — translated: MKLASLNQGRDGVLVVVSRDLSRATNVPTIAATLQAALDNWAVAKPKLEAVYQRLNDGLEEGAFAFDQAACHSPLPRAYHWADGSAYVNHVELVRKARGAEIPESFWHDPLMYQGGADCFIPPHSPIQMADEAWGIDLEAEIAVITDDVPMGATAAEAAGHIQLLMLVNDVSLRNLIPGELAKGFGFYQSKPSSSFSPVAITPDELGDTWRDGKVHRPLVSHINGALFGQPDAGVDMTFNFPTLVAHAAKTRPLGCGTIIGSGTVSNYDRSAGSSCLAEKRMLEIIEGGEAKTPFLKFGDRVRIEMFDAAGHSLFGAIDQAVERYEH